One region of Azoarcus sp. CIB genomic DNA includes:
- a CDS encoding redoxin domain-containing protein, whose translation MQLAAGSPAVVVLWTPGCMACRKSLGEIDRFVAMAAKDGVAVRTIVPAGVYDDAREMLVRRGLTLSVVADENRLDATTQRILLDNPLAYAVDRDGKIAATRGGLLGVFVLEGLAHAAKGGEPAEPAVSR comes from the coding sequence GTGCAGCTTGCCGCGGGCAGCCCGGCGGTCGTGGTGCTGTGGACGCCCGGCTGCATGGCCTGCCGCAAATCCCTCGGCGAGATCGACCGTTTCGTCGCGATGGCCGCGAAGGACGGCGTCGCGGTCCGCACCATCGTTCCGGCCGGCGTGTACGACGACGCGCGCGAGATGCTGGTGCGGCGCGGCCTCACGCTGTCCGTCGTCGCGGACGAGAACCGCCTCGATGCGACGACGCAGCGCATCCTGCTCGACAACCCCCTTGCCTACGCCGTCGACCGCGACGGCAAGATCGCCGCGACGCGCGGCGGCCTGCTGGGCGTATTCGTGCTCGAAGGGCTCGCCCACGCGGCGAAGGGTGGCGAGCCGGCCGAGCCCGCCGTCAGTCGCTGA
- a CDS encoding LysR family transcriptional regulator, translating to MSWLASWDTFVKVVESGSMAAAARRLDCTRAQVSKQIGELERRFGVRLFDRSTRKLFLTPSGEVFYQHALRALESVELTEVAVRNLGDVPSGLLRISASVVFGRIWLAPLLPRLTARYPELECELILTNTLVDLAEDRIDLALRFCRTPPEDVVAKRIFTMETVICAAPAYLARHGTPRQPRELVDHQCFSFLLSDNRIWHLLDRAGTEIAIPVRGRIQFNEPASILDATLAGHGLAILPTYLCCDELADGRLVRVLTEYTPRIDFGRHLYACYMPSRARLPKVKVLLDELDALLKPLPPWGRLSD from the coding sequence ATGAGCTGGCTGGCGAGCTGGGACACCTTCGTGAAAGTCGTCGAGAGCGGCAGCATGGCCGCCGCCGCGCGGCGCCTCGACTGCACGCGCGCGCAGGTCAGCAAGCAGATCGGCGAGCTCGAGCGGCGCTTCGGCGTGCGCCTGTTCGACCGCTCGACGCGCAAGCTCTTCCTGACGCCGTCGGGCGAAGTGTTCTACCAGCATGCGCTGCGCGCGCTCGAGTCGGTGGAGCTGACCGAAGTGGCGGTACGCAACCTCGGCGACGTGCCGAGCGGGCTGCTGCGCATCAGCGCGAGCGTGGTGTTCGGCCGCATCTGGCTGGCGCCCCTGTTGCCGCGGCTGACCGCCCGCTACCCCGAGCTCGAGTGCGAGCTGATCCTCACGAACACCTTGGTCGACCTCGCCGAGGACCGCATCGACCTCGCGCTGCGCTTCTGCCGCACGCCGCCCGAGGATGTGGTCGCCAAGCGCATCTTCACGATGGAAACGGTGATCTGCGCGGCGCCCGCCTACCTCGCCCGGCACGGCACGCCGCGGCAGCCGCGCGAGCTCGTCGATCACCAGTGCTTCAGCTTCCTGCTGTCGGACAACCGCATCTGGCATCTGCTCGACCGCGCGGGCACGGAGATCGCCATCCCGGTGCGCGGGCGCATCCAGTTCAACGAGCCGGCGAGCATCCTCGATGCGACGCTGGCCGGGCACGGACTGGCGATCCTGCCGACCTACCTATGTTGCGATGAACTGGCCGACGGGCGGCTGGTGCGCGTGCTGACGGAGTACACGCCGCGCATCGACTTCGGCCGCCACCTGTACGCGTGCTACATGCCCAGCCGGGCGCGCCTGCCCAAGGTGAAGGTGCTGCTGGACGAGCTGGATGCGCTGCTGAAACCCTTGCCGCCGTGGGGAAGGCTCAGCGACTGA
- a CDS encoding thioesterase family protein translates to MHTSITLPEAFFLPLGDNTYQPTEATIGPWSVDSQHGGPPIALLAQALRRFPSEFGLDIARITFEILGPVPVEPCELRVRVLRPGRRIELIQGEMLVRGKPVLLAHAWRVERKPESAAAVADPFAVPPLPEAQAQVFFHGVDYFPYADALEWRFADGSFIEPGPATVWARPRIPLVAGQPTDGIEALLLILDSANGISAELDIRHWTFVPVDLTINMHRHPTGEWFGMSARTIIDTGGIGTVTTAVFDLDGALGRSLHTLFVRKK, encoded by the coding sequence ATGCACACGAGCATCACGCTTCCGGAAGCCTTCTTCCTGCCGCTGGGCGACAACACCTACCAGCCCACCGAGGCCACGATCGGCCCGTGGTCGGTCGATAGCCAGCACGGCGGCCCGCCGATCGCGCTGCTCGCGCAGGCGCTGCGGCGCTTTCCGTCCGAATTCGGGCTGGACATCGCGCGCATCACCTTCGAGATCCTCGGCCCGGTGCCGGTCGAACCGTGCGAACTGCGCGTGCGCGTGCTGCGTCCGGGCCGGCGCATCGAGCTGATCCAGGGCGAGATGCTCGTGCGCGGCAAGCCCGTCCTGCTCGCCCACGCCTGGCGCGTCGAGCGTAAGCCCGAGAGCGCCGCCGCCGTCGCAGACCCCTTCGCGGTGCCGCCGCTGCCCGAGGCGCAGGCGCAGGTGTTCTTCCACGGCGTCGACTATTTCCCCTACGCCGATGCGCTCGAATGGCGCTTCGCCGACGGCAGCTTCATCGAGCCCGGTCCGGCGACGGTGTGGGCGCGCCCGCGCATCCCGCTCGTCGCCGGCCAGCCGACCGACGGCATCGAGGCGCTGCTGCTGATCCTCGACTCGGCCAACGGCATCAGCGCCGAGCTCGACATCCGCCACTGGACCTTCGTGCCGGTCGATCTCACGATCAACATGCACCGCCACCCGACGGGCGAATGGTTCGGCATGTCCGCGCGCACCATCATCGACACGGGCGGCATCGGTACCGTGACGACCGCCGTGTTCGACCTCGACGGCGCGCTCGGCCGCAGCCTGCACACGCTGTTCGTGCGCAAGAAGTAG
- a CDS encoding MFS transporter, with the protein MLRSLNSRAALIVTLSAAGILMVTMGARQSLGLFVSPLNASTGLGIATISFALAVGQFMWGAIQPVAGAFADRYGAAKVLVAGLLVLAFGSALTPFMGSGFGLVVSLGLLSAMGSGAGSFSVLIGAAAQRLPLEARGTASGVINAGGSFGQFVFAPVLQKLIQSIGWMGAMWSLALMTLAALPLVRVLVDPKHATHHHGAHEDAGLWRTVRQAMGDRSYLLLHAGFFTCGFHIAFLVTHLPGEVDLCGLPPTVASWSLAIIGLSNIVGSLYAGASVSRYRSKHILAAMYASRALLVAIYLMAPKTALTFYLFAAGLGFTWLATVPPTAAIVGKLFGIRYLGTLFGLTLLSHQIGGFLGAWLGGIAITRFGDFSWMWYADMALAAMAAVVNLPIREAPVLRPAAQPA; encoded by the coding sequence ATGCTGCGATCCCTCAACAGCCGCGCCGCGCTGATCGTCACCCTCTCGGCCGCCGGCATCCTCATGGTGACGATGGGCGCGCGCCAGTCGCTGGGCCTGTTCGTGTCGCCCCTGAACGCCTCGACCGGGCTGGGCATCGCGACGATCAGCTTCGCGCTCGCCGTCGGCCAGTTCATGTGGGGCGCGATCCAGCCCGTCGCCGGCGCCTTCGCCGACCGCTACGGCGCGGCGAAGGTGCTCGTCGCGGGCCTCCTCGTGCTCGCGTTCGGCAGCGCGCTCACCCCCTTCATGGGTTCGGGCTTCGGGCTGGTCGTGTCGCTGGGGCTGCTCTCGGCGATGGGCTCGGGCGCGGGCAGCTTCTCGGTGCTGATCGGCGCGGCGGCGCAGCGCCTGCCGCTCGAGGCGCGCGGCACCGCCTCCGGCGTTATCAACGCCGGCGGCTCCTTCGGCCAGTTCGTGTTCGCGCCGGTGCTGCAGAAGCTGATCCAGAGCATCGGCTGGATGGGCGCGATGTGGTCGCTCGCGCTGATGACGCTCGCCGCGCTGCCGCTCGTGCGCGTGCTCGTCGATCCCAAGCACGCCACGCACCACCACGGCGCGCACGAGGACGCCGGGCTGTGGCGCACCGTGCGCCAGGCGATGGGCGACCGCAGCTACCTGCTGCTGCACGCCGGCTTCTTCACCTGCGGCTTCCACATCGCCTTCCTCGTCACCCACCTGCCCGGCGAAGTCGACCTGTGCGGCCTGCCGCCGACGGTCGCGAGCTGGTCGCTGGCGATCATCGGCCTGTCGAACATCGTCGGCAGCCTGTACGCCGGCGCCTCGGTGTCGCGCTACCGCAGCAAGCACATCCTTGCGGCGATGTACGCCTCGCGCGCGCTGCTCGTCGCGATCTACCTGATGGCGCCCAAGACCGCGCTGACCTTCTACCTCTTCGCCGCCGGCCTCGGCTTCACCTGGCTCGCGACCGTACCGCCGACCGCGGCCATCGTCGGCAAGCTGTTCGGCATCCGCTACCTCGGCACGCTGTTCGGCCTCACGCTGCTGTCGCACCAGATCGGCGGCTTCCTCGGCGCGTGGCTGGGCGGCATCGCGATCACGCGTTTCGGCGACTTCTCGTGGATGTGGTACGCCGACATGGCGCTCGCCGCGATGGCCGCCGTCGTGAACCTGCCGATCCGCGAGGCGCCGGTGCTGCGTCCGGCGGCACAGCCGGCCTGA
- a CDS encoding cytochrome c: MKKVLTHAAAGLIALSLAGLASAQMKPEDAIKFRQSGYTFMAWNMGKIKAQAVDGTTPFNKEQVAAAANAIAAVANSGMGALYLPGTDKGKGWKDTRVKPELFKEQEEVGKIAKNFVEQANTLQKVAMTGDQAAIKTQFGEMGKACKACHDKFRIEE; this comes from the coding sequence ATGAAGAAAGTCCTCACCCATGCAGCCGCCGGCCTCATCGCCCTGTCCCTCGCCGGCCTCGCGTCCGCGCAGATGAAGCCCGAGGACGCGATCAAGTTCCGCCAGTCCGGCTACACCTTCATGGCGTGGAACATGGGCAAGATCAAGGCGCAGGCCGTCGACGGCACGACGCCGTTCAACAAGGAGCAGGTCGCTGCGGCCGCCAACGCCATCGCCGCGGTGGCGAATTCGGGCATGGGCGCGCTGTACCTGCCCGGCACTGACAAGGGCAAGGGCTGGAAGGACACGCGCGTGAAACCGGAACTCTTCAAGGAGCAGGAGGAAGTCGGCAAGATCGCGAAGAACTTCGTCGAGCAGGCCAACACGCTGCAGAAGGTCGCGATGACCGGCGACCAGGCGGCGATCAAGACCCAGTTCGGCGAAATGGGCAAGGCCTGCAAGGCCTGTCACGACAAGTTCCGCATCGAGGAGTAA